A DNA window from Phaeobacter sp. A36a-5a contains the following coding sequences:
- a CDS encoding DUF6446 family protein yields the protein MGKFLSLILICSGLAAGAAMYYLQVYGFYEDVELQPGKDVMLTPLGGGAALPIRYSGFEAIDAESSPIRYRACFATDLKPEELAQLFVLSDQKEPRNAPGWFDCFDAEAIGQALAEGRAESFLSVKNISYGVDRIVAITDAGRGYVWHELNDCGQKAYDGTVVGEECPPRPEAVGGE from the coding sequence ATGGGCAAGTTCCTTTCGCTGATCCTGATTTGCTCCGGCCTCGCGGCTGGGGCGGCGATGTATTACCTGCAGGTCTACGGCTTTTACGAGGATGTCGAGCTGCAGCCGGGCAAGGACGTGATGCTGACGCCGCTTGGTGGTGGCGCGGCGCTGCCGATCCGCTACAGTGGCTTTGAGGCGATCGACGCGGAGAGTTCTCCCATTCGCTATCGCGCCTGTTTCGCTACCGATCTGAAGCCCGAAGAGCTGGCGCAACTGTTTGTGCTGTCGGATCAGAAAGAGCCGCGCAATGCGCCGGGCTGGTTTGACTGTTTTGATGCCGAAGCTATTGGTCAGGCGCTGGCCGAGGGACGCGCCGAGAGCTTTTTGTCGGTCAAGAATATCTCTTACGGGGTGGACCGCATCGTAGCGATCACCGACGCAGGGCGCGGCTATGTCTGGCATGAGCTGAACGATTGCGGCCAGAAAGCCTATGACGGCACGGTTGTGGGCGAGGAATGCCCGCCCCGGCCAGAGGCGGTCGGAGGCGAATGA
- the glyS gene encoding glycine--tRNA ligase subunit beta — translation MPDLLIELFSEEIPARMQARAAEDLKKRVTDGLVEAGLTYAGAHALSTPRRLTLALEGLLEHSPTVREERKGPKVGAPDKAIEGFLRGAGLTREQLEERDTPKGAVYFALIEKPGRPAAEIIAEVLEDTIRNFPWPKSMRWGSGALRWVRPLHSILCLLSKEDGAEVVPLEIDGIASGKTTFGHRFMAPDQITVSSFDDYAAKLKRAHVVLDPAEREAAIWQEATNQAFASGLEVVEDKGLLAEVAGLVEWPVVLMGAIDDEFLALPPEVLQTSMKEHQKFFSVRNPKTGRIEKFITVANRETADNGATILAGNQKVLSARLADAKFFWENDLRTVTEQGFEPWVAKLGNVTFHNKLGTQAARIDRIAALAREIAPVVGADADLAEQAARVAKADLSSEMVYEFPELQGLMGRYYAEAAGLPQEVANACEAHYSPLGPSDDVPSEPVSVAVALADKLDTLTGFWAIDEKPTGSKDPFALRRAALGVIRLVLDNDVRMRLDGAIDAHLLRHEMAQNGGDPIATGLMQDMLNEIADHGVFGSAVRTVLDAFDGDLPKHIERLKTQLPDVSRDLLSFFHDRLKVFLRDQGIRHDVIDACIAMEANDDLTLLVKRARALEEFMASEDGENLLQGFKRANNILAQAEEKDGVEYSYGADKKFAEDDSEVALFDALAQSEGAISSAIEAEDFAAAMGSMAALRAPVDAFFEAVQVNSDNEVVRRNRLNLLSQIRKVCGQVADLTRIEG, via the coding sequence ATGCCTGATCTTCTGATTGAACTGTTTTCCGAGGAAATTCCGGCCCGTATGCAGGCGCGTGCGGCGGAGGATCTGAAAAAGCGCGTGACCGATGGTCTGGTCGAAGCGGGGCTGACCTATGCCGGTGCCCATGCGCTATCGACGCCGCGCCGTCTGACGCTGGCGCTTGAGGGGCTGCTGGAGCACTCCCCGACAGTGCGCGAGGAGCGCAAGGGGCCGAAAGTGGGCGCGCCGGACAAGGCCATCGAAGGCTTCCTGCGCGGTGCGGGCCTCACACGCGAGCAGCTGGAAGAGCGCGACACCCCGAAGGGCGCAGTCTATTTTGCCCTGATCGAAAAGCCGGGGCGCCCGGCGGCAGAGATCATTGCAGAGGTGCTGGAAGACACCATCCGCAATTTCCCCTGGCCGAAGTCCATGCGCTGGGGATCGGGCGCCCTGCGCTGGGTGCGCCCGCTGCATTCGATCCTCTGTCTCCTGTCCAAGGAGGATGGCGCCGAGGTTGTGCCGCTGGAGATCGACGGGATTGCATCGGGCAAGACCACATTTGGCCACCGTTTCATGGCGCCGGATCAGATCACCGTATCCAGCTTTGACGATTATGCCGCCAAGCTGAAGCGGGCGCATGTGGTGCTGGATCCGGCCGAGCGGGAAGCGGCCATCTGGCAGGAGGCCACCAATCAGGCCTTTGCCAGCGGGTTGGAGGTTGTCGAGGACAAGGGTCTTCTGGCCGAGGTCGCTGGTCTGGTGGAATGGCCGGTGGTGCTGATGGGGGCCATCGACGATGAATTCCTGGCGCTGCCGCCGGAGGTCTTGCAGACCTCGATGAAGGAACATCAGAAGTTTTTCTCGGTGCGCAATCCGAAGACCGGGCGGATCGAGAAGTTCATCACCGTCGCCAACCGCGAGACCGCCGACAATGGCGCGACCATCCTGGCGGGCAACCAAAAAGTTCTGTCGGCACGGCTGGCGGATGCGAAGTTCTTCTGGGAGAATGATCTGCGCACGGTGACCGAGCAGGGGTTTGAGCCCTGGGTTGCGAAGCTGGGCAATGTGACCTTCCACAACAAGCTGGGCACGCAGGCGGCGCGGATTGACCGCATTGCCGCGCTGGCCCGCGAGATCGCGCCGGTTGTCGGCGCCGATGCCGATCTGGCAGAGCAGGCCGCACGGGTGGCAAAGGCCGATCTGAGTTCCGAAATGGTCTATGAGTTCCCGGAATTGCAGGGCCTGATGGGGCGCTACTACGCGGAGGCGGCTGGCCTGCCGCAAGAGGTGGCCAATGCCTGCGAGGCGCATTATTCGCCGCTTGGCCCGTCGGATGATGTGCCTTCCGAGCCGGTCTCGGTTGCCGTGGCGCTGGCCGATAAACTGGACACGCTGACCGGGTTCTGGGCGATTGATGAAAAACCCACCGGCTCCAAAGACCCCTTTGCCCTGCGCCGTGCCGCGCTGGGGGTGATCCGGCTGGTGCTGGACAATGATGTGCGGATGCGGCTGGACGGAGCAATTGATGCCCATCTGCTGCGCCATGAAATGGCCCAGAACGGTGGTGACCCGATTGCTACGGGGCTGATGCAGGACATGCTGAACGAGATCGCCGATCACGGTGTCTTTGGTTCTGCCGTGCGCACGGTGCTGGATGCCTTTGACGGGGATCTGCCCAAACATATCGAGCGGCTGAAGACGCAGCTGCCGGATGTGTCGCGTGACCTCCTCTCCTTCTTCCACGACCGTCTCAAGGTGTTCCTGCGTGATCAGGGCATCCGTCATGACGTGATCGACGCCTGCATCGCGATGGAGGCCAACGATGACCTCACGCTGCTGGTGAAACGCGCCCGTGCGCTGGAGGAGTTCATGGCCTCCGAGGATGGCGAGAACCTGTTGCAGGGCTTCAAACGGGCCAACAATATCCTGGCGCAGGCCGAGGAGAAGGATGGCGTAGAATATTCCTACGGCGCGGATAAGAAATTCGCCGAGGATGACAGCGAAGTGGCCCTGTTCGATGCGCTTGCGCAGAGCGAGGGGGCGATCTCTTCGGCCATCGAGGCCGAAGATTTCGCGGCTGCCATGGGCAGCATGGCCGCATTGCGCGCCCCGGTGGATGCGTTTTTTGAAGCGGTGCAGGTCAATTCCGACAATGAGGTGGTGCGCCGCAACCGCCTGAACTTGCTGAGCCAGATCCGCAAGGTCTGCGGGCAGGTCGCCGATCTGACCCGGATCGAGGGCTGA
- a CDS encoding putative PEP-binding protein: MARAPQDETPDFVLITPVAPIANHTHGGRAKCLQRLVRLDLPVPRTVALSFQAVHGIAQGEMPDMAAIVDAFPSDALLCVRPSSQDPDWGGPGAILNIGMNDARYVDLCDSLGRDGAAALYLRFVQSYAVHVARLDPDVFDDVEDGGPDALSEVLHAYEAETDEPFPQDPAEQLAAVLRSMARAWEGTSARLLRQAKGAPADAGLGLVVQEMVPGFGQGECGSGVLQLVNTKTGEPQITGRYLSQSQGRDALGAGAEALYLERDPRGPSLEESAPEAFADLKSHARLMRQRLREEMQVEFVIVSGAVHILDGVRVTRSAQAAVRIAVALAEDGIIPRQEAVMRVDAHILTELLHRQVAPGATRDVIGKGIAASPGAATGRLVFTAAEAQASAARGEPCILVRRETSPEDVRGMHAAVGVLTERGGITSHAAVIGRGLGLPCIVGASNLKFHSRRKQLVAQGDRVFSRGDIITIDGSSGEVLAGEPEMLEAAEDGAFQTLLTWADEVRDIDIRANADTPEDAETARKFNAQGIGLCRTEHMFFDPGRLTVMREMIFAETSEGRAAVLARLLPMQREDFFALFRIMEGLPVCIRLFDPPLHEFLPTSKTGQRELSEALGIPVSDVTRRVEEMEEYNPMLGLRGVRLGVTVPEIYDMQARAIFEATLDASKEGDPVVPEIMIPLVSAKREVELVKARIDAVALAVKAERGEDFTYRLGVMVETPRAALRAGEISPHTSFLSFGTNDLTQMTYGMSRDDAGRFMSAYVNQGVFPEDPFHVLDTDGVGELLKLGVQRGRAENPQITLSICGEHGGNPESIAFCREAGFDYVSCSPFRVPVARLAAAQLAISSQTGDSPRESVKS, encoded by the coding sequence ATGGCTCGTGCCCCACAGGATGAGACGCCGGATTTTGTGCTGATCACGCCGGTGGCGCCCATTGCCAATCACACCCATGGCGGGCGGGCGAAATGCCTGCAACGGCTGGTGCGGTTGGATCTGCCGGTGCCGCGCACCGTGGCGCTGTCGTTTCAGGCGGTGCACGGGATCGCCCAGGGCGAGATGCCCGATATGGCAGCGATTGTTGACGCCTTTCCGTCGGATGCGCTGCTCTGTGTGCGCCCGTCGTCACAGGATCCCGATTGGGGCGGCCCCGGTGCGATCCTCAATATCGGCATGAATGATGCGCGCTATGTCGACCTTTGCGACAGTCTTGGGCGCGACGGGGCGGCGGCCTTGTATCTGCGGTTTGTGCAGTCTTATGCGGTGCATGTGGCGCGGCTGGACCCGGATGTCTTTGACGATGTGGAGGACGGTGGGCCGGATGCGCTGAGCGAGGTTCTGCACGCCTATGAGGCGGAGACCGATGAGCCGTTTCCACAGGATCCGGCGGAGCAGCTGGCGGCGGTGTTGCGGTCGATGGCGCGGGCCTGGGAAGGCACCTCGGCCCGACTGTTGCGGCAGGCCAAGGGCGCGCCTGCGGATGCCGGGCTGGGTCTGGTGGTGCAGGAGATGGTGCCGGGCTTTGGTCAGGGCGAATGCGGTTCGGGTGTGTTGCAGCTGGTCAATACCAAGACTGGTGAGCCGCAGATCACCGGGCGGTACCTGAGCCAGAGCCAGGGGCGCGATGCGCTGGGGGCGGGGGCAGAGGCGCTGTATCTGGAGCGTGACCCGCGCGGGCCATCGCTGGAGGAATCGGCGCCCGAGGCCTTTGCCGATCTGAAATCCCATGCCCGGCTGATGCGACAGCGTCTGCGCGAAGAGATGCAGGTGGAATTCGTGATCGTGAGCGGCGCGGTGCATATCCTGGACGGGGTGCGGGTCACCCGGTCGGCACAGGCGGCGGTGCGGATCGCGGTGGCGCTGGCCGAGGATGGCATTATCCCGCGGCAGGAAGCGGTGATGCGGGTCGACGCGCATATTCTGACCGAGCTGCTGCACCGGCAGGTGGCGCCGGGGGCGACCCGTGATGTGATCGGAAAGGGCATTGCCGCCAGCCCCGGTGCCGCCACCGGGCGGCTGGTGTTTACCGCTGCGGAGGCGCAGGCCAGTGCGGCGCGCGGTGAGCCCTGCATTCTGGTGCGGCGCGAAACCTCGCCCGAGGATGTGCGGGGTATGCACGCGGCGGTCGGGGTGCTGACGGAGCGCGGCGGGATCACCAGCCATGCGGCGGTGATCGGTCGCGGCCTCGGGCTGCCATGTATCGTCGGGGCCTCTAACCTGAAGTTCCACAGTCGGCGCAAGCAGCTGGTGGCCCAGGGCGACCGGGTGTTCAGCCGTGGCGATATCATCACCATCGACGGCAGCAGTGGCGAGGTGCTGGCGGGCGAGCCGGAGATGCTGGAGGCGGCGGAGGACGGCGCCTTTCAGACCCTTCTCACCTGGGCCGATGAGGTGCGCGATATCGACATCCGCGCCAATGCCGACACGCCGGAGGATGCCGAGACCGCGCGCAAGTTCAACGCGCAGGGGATCGGCCTGTGCCGGACCGAGCATATGTTCTTTGATCCCGGCCGGTTGACGGTGATGCGGGAGATGATCTTTGCCGAGACCTCGGAGGGGCGGGCTGCGGTGCTGGCGCGGTTGCTGCCGATGCAGCGGGAGGATTTCTTTGCGCTGTTTCGCATCATGGAAGGGCTGCCGGTCTGTATTCGGCTGTTCGACCCGCCGCTGCATGAATTCCTGCCGACCTCCAAAACCGGGCAGCGGGAGCTTTCGGAAGCCTTGGGTATCCCGGTGAGCGATGTGACCCGCCGGGTCGAGGAGATGGAGGAATACAACCCCATGCTGGGCCTGCGCGGCGTGCGGCTGGGGGTGACGGTTCCGGAAATCTACGACATGCAGGCACGGGCGATTTTCGAGGCCACTCTGGATGCCTCCAAGGAGGGCGATCCGGTGGTGCCGGAGATCATGATCCCGCTGGTCTCGGCCAAACGTGAGGTGGAGCTGGTGAAGGCGCGCATTGATGCCGTCGCGCTCGCGGTGAAGGCCGAGCGTGGCGAGGATTTCACCTATCGTCTGGGGGTCATGGTGGAGACCCCGCGTGCGGCCCTGCGCGCGGGTGAGATTTCGCCGCATACCTCGTTCCTCAGCTTCGGGACCAACGACCTTACCCAGATGACCTATGGCATGTCGCGGGACGATGCGGGGCGGTTTATGTCGGCCTATGTCAATCAGGGCGTCTTTCCAGAGGATCCGTTCCACGTGCTGGATACAGACGGGGTCGGCGAGCTGCTGAAACTGGGGGTTCAGCGGGGCCGTGCAGAGAACCCGCAGATCACGCTGTCGATCTGTGGCGAGCATGGCGGCAACCCCGAATCGATTGCGTTCTGTCGCGAGGCCGGGTTCGATTACGTCTCCTGTTCCCCGTTTCGGGTGCCCGTTGCACGGCTTGCTGCGGCGCAATTGGCGATTTCCAGCCAAACCGGAGATTCACCACGAGAATCTGTAAAATCGTAA
- a CDS encoding cell wall hydrolase, with product MAVRDLSSGDALMKILTVAAVFAAALAAAKDVYADSGLDALFEREQSTLNAVPTGRLNNFFNFNRSAKKAKATEVKFTKAWLDTIPAAKGGENFACLAEALYFEARGETVKGQFAVAEVIMNRVKSSQFPDSLCGVINQGTGRKYQCQFTYTCDGHKEVIREKTAFERVSKVARLVMDGAITGITDGATYYHTTAVRPRWSKSFTKTARIGVHLFYRDDRFRTALNN from the coding sequence ATGGCCGTGCGCGATCTGTCTAGTGGGGATGCCCTTATGAAGATTCTGACTGTAGCTGCCGTGTTTGCTGCCGCCTTGGCAGCGGCCAAAGATGTATATGCGGATTCCGGTTTGGACGCGCTGTTCGAACGTGAGCAATCCACCCTGAACGCCGTGCCGACCGGGCGTTTGAACAATTTCTTCAACTTCAACCGCTCGGCCAAGAAGGCCAAGGCGACCGAAGTGAAATTCACCAAGGCATGGCTGGACACCATTCCGGCCGCCAAGGGGGGCGAGAATTTTGCCTGCCTCGCCGAAGCGCTGTATTTCGAGGCGCGCGGTGAAACCGTGAAGGGCCAGTTCGCCGTTGCCGAGGTGATTATGAACCGCGTGAAATCCTCGCAGTTCCCTGACAGCCTGTGCGGCGTGATCAACCAGGGGACCGGGCGCAAGTATCAGTGCCAGTTCACCTACACCTGCGACGGCCATAAGGAAGTGATCCGCGAGAAAACCGCGTTTGAGCGGGTCTCCAAAGTGGCCCGTCTGGTGATGGATGGGGCGATCACCGGGATCACCGATGGCGCGACCTATTACCATACCACAGCGGTGCGTCCGCGCTGGAGCAAGAGCTTCACCAAGACCGCGCGGATCGGCGTCCATCTCTTTTACCGCGATGATCGTTTTCGGACTGCGCTCAACAACTAA
- a CDS encoding dihydroneopterin aldolase, which translates to MSSEIRLAFAHPSERSEATAARGPLDRISLRDHIVEVEIGAFQAERGTTQRICFNVVVEVAPLPADLDDDVDRILSYDRVTEAIARELSEERLNLLETLAERVAERILLEPQAVRAFVRIEKLDRGPGALGVEIVRARNQVATGVDSEERPHPRLMYLSNRAIDSDHLTGWIDQMQCRKRPLILCVGAHELATPQTGHKWTQRRIDLLAIEQNAWRLAAKDDRCVVVSTRTELDWAMKNGQICVWAPSKIVLDAVDGPSAAPSDAVALAAWFAATFEAGEMIVIGAALPGNPGVPLRAVDVEQTQL; encoded by the coding sequence ATGTCTTCAGAAATTCGTCTCGCATTTGCGCATCCTTCCGAACGGTCGGAGGCCACTGCAGCGCGCGGACCGCTGGATCGGATTTCGCTCAGGGATCACATCGTCGAGGTGGAAATCGGCGCCTTTCAGGCAGAACGCGGAACCACCCAGCGTATCTGCTTCAATGTGGTTGTCGAAGTTGCGCCGCTGCCTGCGGATCTGGATGATGATGTCGATCGCATCCTGTCGTATGACCGGGTGACAGAGGCGATTGCGCGTGAGCTGTCCGAAGAACGTCTGAACCTGCTGGAAACCCTGGCGGAGCGCGTGGCCGAGCGGATCCTGCTGGAACCGCAGGCCGTGCGGGCCTTTGTGCGGATTGAGAAACTGGATCGCGGGCCGGGGGCGCTGGGTGTGGAAATCGTGCGCGCCCGCAATCAGGTCGCGACCGGTGTCGACAGTGAAGAGCGCCCGCATCCGCGGCTGATGTATTTGTCCAACCGCGCCATCGACAGTGACCACCTGACCGGCTGGATCGACCAGATGCAGTGCCGTAAGCGTCCGTTGATCCTCTGTGTTGGGGCGCATGAGCTGGCCACACCGCAGACCGGTCACAAATGGACCCAGCGCCGGATTGATCTGCTGGCGATTGAACAGAACGCCTGGCGGCTCGCGGCAAAGGATGATCGCTGTGTCGTCGTTTCGACGAGAACGGAGCTGGACTGGGCCATGAAAAACGGGCAGATTTGCGTCTGGGCTCCGTCAAAAATCGTTTTGGATGCGGTAGATGGCCCTTCGGCGGCGCCCTCTGACGCGGTGGCGCTGGCTGCCTGGTTCGCCGCCACATTCGAGGCCGGCGAGATGATCGTGATTGGCGCCGCACTGCCTGGCAATCCGGGGGTGCCGCTGCGCGCCGTGGATGTGGAGCAGACCCAACTGTGA
- the folP gene encoding dihydropteroate synthase, which yields MSYYRPLVQHGDNRPEGALSLISGGLWFTQVEVLERGAPPRLMPAGLLPEDVRHRLTARRATIAGLDMTQPQIMGILNVTPDSFSDGGQHDEVSAACAAALQMVADGASIIDVGGESTRPGAALVPEDEEIRRTAPVIEAIRARSQVPISIDTRKAVVLAEALDAGASLTNDVSGFTFDPALAPLTAQAGVPACIMHAQGDPATMQDDPTYENVLLDVYDFLKGQIDRLEDIGVVREQIVVDPGIGFGKTLDHNLTLLRNLSLFHGLGCPILLGVSRKGFIGKLGHEPDAAARAPGSIAVGLAALAQGVQFLRVHDVAETAQAVRLWQAVR from the coding sequence GTGAGTTATTACCGACCGCTGGTACAACACGGGGACAATCGCCCCGAGGGGGCGTTGTCGCTGATCAGTGGCGGGCTCTGGTTTACCCAGGTGGAAGTGCTGGAGCGCGGCGCGCCACCGCGGCTGATGCCTGCCGGTCTGCTGCCCGAGGATGTGCGCCACCGGCTGACGGCGCGGCGGGCAACGATTGCCGGGCTGGATATGACGCAGCCGCAGATCATGGGCATCCTGAATGTGACCCCTGACAGTTTCTCGGATGGCGGGCAGCATGATGAGGTCAGCGCCGCCTGCGCGGCGGCTTTGCAGATGGTTGCCGATGGGGCAAGCATCATCGACGTTGGCGGAGAATCCACCCGCCCCGGTGCCGCGCTGGTCCCCGAAGATGAGGAGATCCGCCGCACCGCTCCGGTGATTGAAGCGATCCGCGCCCGTTCGCAGGTGCCGATCTCCATTGATACGCGCAAGGCGGTCGTTCTGGCCGAGGCGCTGGATGCCGGAGCGAGCCTGACCAACGACGTGTCGGGATTTACCTTTGATCCGGCTCTGGCACCCTTGACTGCGCAGGCCGGGGTTCCTGCTTGTATCATGCACGCCCAGGGCGACCCGGCGACGATGCAGGACGATCCGACCTATGAGAACGTCCTGCTGGATGTCTATGATTTCCTGAAGGGGCAGATCGACAGGCTGGAAGATATCGGGGTGGTGCGGGAACAGATCGTGGTTGATCCGGGCATCGGGTTTGGCAAGACGCTGGACCACAATCTGACCCTGTTGCGCAATCTCAGCCTGTTCCATGGGTTGGGGTGTCCAATCCTGCTGGGGGTGTCGCGCAAGGGCTTTATCGGCAAGCTGGGCCATGAGCCGGATGCTGCCGCCCGCGCGCCGGGCTCTATCGCGGTAGGGCTTGCAGCCCTGGCCCAAGGCGTGCAATTCCTGCGGGTGCATGATGTTGCCGAGACGGCGCAGGCGGTTCGCCTGTGGCAGGCCGTCCGATAA
- the glmM gene encoding phosphoglucosamine mutase, whose amino-acid sequence MRKFFGTDGVRGTANIHPMTADMALRIGAAVGRYFRRDASGVHRVVIGKDTRLSGYMFESALTAGLTSTGMNVLLLGPVPTPAVGLMTRSMRADLGVMISASHNPAADNGIKFFGPDGFKLSDTVEMELEALIEAGVEPAQAQNIGRAKRIDDARFRYGERVKSSLPRDIRLDGLKVVIDCANGAAHRAAPEILWELGADVIPVGVSPDGTNINRDCGSTHPGTAAETVVAHGAHVGICLDGDADRVILIDETGKVADGDQLMALLATRWAEDDLLSGKALVATVMSNLGLERHLEARGIGLERTAVGDRYVVERMREGGFNLGGEQSGHIVMSDYATTGDGLMAGLHFLAEMIRSDSPASQLAQQFTPVPQLLKNVRFAAGQTPLETDQVQSAIQIAEASLARQGRLLIRKSGTEPLVRVMAECEDAAVLREAVNSVVAAVEAAVAE is encoded by the coding sequence ATGCGCAAGTTTTTTGGCACGGATGGCGTGCGTGGCACGGCCAATATCCATCCTATGACAGCGGACATGGCGCTGCGCATTGGCGCGGCTGTCGGCCGGTATTTCCGCCGCGACGCCTCAGGGGTGCACCGTGTGGTGATTGGCAAGGACACCCGCCTGTCGGGCTACATGTTCGAAAGCGCACTGACCGCGGGGCTGACGTCGACCGGTATGAATGTGCTGCTGCTTGGCCCGGTGCCGACACCGGCGGTGGGGCTGATGACGCGCTCGATGCGCGCCGATCTTGGCGTGATGATCTCGGCCAGCCACAATCCGGCGGCGGATAATGGGATCAAGTTCTTTGGACCGGATGGTTTCAAACTGTCCGATACCGTCGAAATGGAACTGGAAGCTCTGATCGAGGCCGGTGTCGAACCCGCGCAGGCGCAGAATATCGGGCGTGCGAAACGGATTGATGACGCGCGGTTCCGCTACGGTGAGCGGGTCAAAAGCTCGCTGCCCCGCGATATCCGGCTGGACGGGCTGAAGGTGGTGATTGATTGCGCCAATGGGGCTGCCCACCGGGCTGCGCCGGAAATCCTGTGGGAGCTGGGCGCCGATGTGATACCGGTGGGTGTTTCACCCGATGGCACCAATATCAACCGCGATTGTGGCTCTACTCATCCGGGGACCGCGGCGGAGACCGTTGTGGCCCATGGCGCCCATGTGGGGATCTGTCTTGACGGGGATGCCGACCGGGTGATCCTGATCGACGAGACCGGAAAAGTGGCGGATGGCGATCAGCTGATGGCGCTGCTGGCGACCCGCTGGGCCGAGGATGACCTGCTGTCCGGCAAGGCTCTGGTGGCGACGGTGATGTCCAATCTGGGGCTTGAGCGGCACCTCGAAGCGCGCGGGATCGGGCTTGAGCGGACGGCAGTTGGTGATCGTTATGTCGTGGAACGGATGCGCGAAGGCGGCTTCAACCTCGGCGGCGAGCAGTCCGGCCATATTGTCATGTCAGATTACGCGACCACCGGCGACGGGCTGATGGCAGGGCTGCATTTTCTTGCGGAGATGATCCGCTCCGACAGCCCGGCGTCGCAGCTGGCGCAGCAGTTCACCCCGGTGCCGCAGCTGCTGAAGAATGTCCGATTTGCCGCCGGGCAGACACCGCTGGAAACAGATCAGGTGCAGAGCGCGATCCAGATCGCCGAAGCCTCTCTTGCGCGGCAGGGACGTCTGCTGATCCGCAAGTCAGGCACCGAACCGCTGGTTAGGGTCATGGCCGAATGCGAAGATGCTGCCGTGCTGAGAGAGGCAGTGAATAGCGTGGTTGCTGCGGTTGAGGCGGCTGTGGCTGAATAG
- a CDS encoding DMT family transporter gives MPDIAPRYWLMIATLGFVWGGTFLLIKLALTGTTPFWLAASRIGFAALLLTAIWGLRGFRLFKDETNWPSLVIIGVLSTALPFMLISWGQQHVSSGFTGVSMAAIPLMVLPLAHVFVPGEQMTLRRLIGFSIGFVGVAVLIGSKAFQSTGAALEGYGRAACLSAAACYSVSSILTRRLPPVDPLGLAAILLIIGSAVTLPAAWLLEGPPVIPDMQTLGIAAVLGLIPTAAANLLRVIVVREAGPTFMTLTNYQVPVWAVVLGAIFLGEELPPSMLLAMTLILGGLGISQFGALRRLFGSPRKLRP, from the coding sequence ATGCCCGATATCGCCCCGCGCTACTGGCTGATGATCGCCACCCTGGGCTTTGTCTGGGGTGGGACATTCCTGCTGATCAAGCTGGCCCTGACGGGCACGACGCCGTTCTGGCTCGCGGCCAGTCGCATCGGGTTTGCAGCTTTGCTGCTGACCGCGATCTGGGGTCTGCGCGGGTTCAGGCTGTTCAAGGATGAGACCAACTGGCCATCGCTGGTGATCATCGGCGTCCTCAGCACCGCGCTGCCCTTCATGCTGATTTCATGGGGCCAGCAGCATGTCTCCTCCGGATTTACCGGCGTCAGCATGGCGGCGATTCCGCTGATGGTGCTGCCCTTGGCGCATGTCTTTGTGCCGGGAGAGCAGATGACCCTGCGCCGCCTGATCGGGTTTTCCATCGGCTTTGTCGGGGTCGCGGTCCTTATCGGCAGCAAGGCGTTTCAGAGCACCGGCGCCGCATTGGAGGGCTATGGCCGGGCCGCCTGCCTGTCCGCCGCCGCCTGCTATTCGGTCAGCTCCATCCTGACCCGGCGCCTGCCGCCAGTGGATCCGCTGGGGCTGGCCGCCATCCTGCTCATCATCGGTTCTGCCGTGACCCTGCCTGCGGCCTGGCTGCTGGAGGGACCACCGGTGATCCCGGACATGCAAACCCTGGGCATTGCAGCGGTTCTGGGCCTGATCCCCACCGCCGCTGCCAATCTGCTGCGGGTCATTGTCGTTCGTGAAGCAGGCCCCACCTTCATGACACTGACCAACTATCAGGTTCCGGTCTGGGCGGTGGTTCTGGGGGCCATATTTCTGGGCGAGGAACTTCCGCCCTCCATGCTGCTGGCGATGACCCTGATCCTCGGCGGTCTGGGCATCAGCCAGTTCGGTGCGTTGCGGCGATTGTTTGGCTCCCCGCGCAAGCTGCGACCCTGA